A single genomic interval of Electrophorus electricus isolate fEleEle1 chromosome 2, fEleEle1.pri, whole genome shotgun sequence harbors:
- the kras gene encoding GTPase KRas isoform X2: protein MTEYKLVVVGAGGVGKSALTIQLIQNHFVDEYDPTIEDSYRKQVVIDGETCLLDILDTAGQEEYSAMRDQYMRTGEGFLCVFAINNTKSFEDIHHYREQIKRVKDSEDVPMVLVGNKCDLPSRTVDTKQAQDLARSYGIPFIETSAKTRQGVDDAFYTLVREIRKHKEKMSKEGKKKKKKSKTKCVLM from the exons ATGACCGAGTATaagttggtggtggtgggcgCTGGTGGTGTGGGGAAGAGTGCACTCACCATCCAGCTCATCCAGAACCACTTTGTGGACGAATACGACCCCACCATAGAG gACTCGTACAGGAAGCAGGTGGTGATTGACGGGGAGACATGTCTGCTGGACATCCTGGACACAGCAGGTCAGGAGGAGTACAGCGCCATGAGAGACCAGTACATGAGGACGGGGGAGGGCTTCCTCTGTGTCTTCGCCATCAATAACACCAAGTCCTTCGAGGACATTCACCACTACAG agaacAGATTAAGAGAGTGAAGGATTCTGAGGATGTTCCCATGGTGCTTGTGGGGAATAAGTGTGACCTGCCGTCCCGTACAGTAGACACCAAGCAGGCTCAGGATCTCGCACGCAGCTATGGAATCCCCTTCATCGAAACGTCGGCAAAGACGAGACAG gGTGTCGATGATGCCTTTTATACGTTAGTCCGGGAAATCCGAAAGCACAAGGAGAAGATGAGCAAGGagggcaagaagaagaaaaagaagtcCAAGACGAAATGTGTATTAATGTGA
- the kras gene encoding GTPase KRas isoform X1, which produces MTEYKLVVVGAGGVGKSALTIQLIQNHFVDEYDPTIEDSYRKQVVIDGETCLLDILDTAGQEEYSAMRDQYMRTGEGFLCVFAINNTKSFEDIHHYREQIKRVKDSEDVPMVLVGNKCDLPSRTVDTKQAQDLARSYGIPFIETSAKTRQRVEDAFYTLVREIRQYRLKKLSKEEKTPRCIKLKKCIVM; this is translated from the exons ATGACCGAGTATaagttggtggtggtgggcgCTGGTGGTGTGGGGAAGAGTGCACTCACCATCCAGCTCATCCAGAACCACTTTGTGGACGAATACGACCCCACCATAGAG gACTCGTACAGGAAGCAGGTGGTGATTGACGGGGAGACATGTCTGCTGGACATCCTGGACACAGCAGGTCAGGAGGAGTACAGCGCCATGAGAGACCAGTACATGAGGACGGGGGAGGGCTTCCTCTGTGTCTTCGCCATCAATAACACCAAGTCCTTCGAGGACATTCACCACTACAG agaacAGATTAAGAGAGTGAAGGATTCTGAGGATGTTCCCATGGTGCTTGTGGGGAATAAGTGTGACCTGCCGTCCCGTACAGTAGACACCAAGCAGGCTCAGGATCTCGCACGCAGCTATGGAATCCCCTTCATCGAAACGTCGGCAAAGACGAGACAG AGAGTGGAGGATGCCTTTTACACACTGGTCCGGGAGATCAGGCAGTACCGGCTGAAAAAACTCAGCAAAGAAGAAAAGACACCACGCTGCATCAAgcttaaaaaatgtattgtgatgTGA
- the LOC113588522 gene encoding ras association domain-containing protein 8 isoform X1 has translation MELKVWVDGVQRVVCGVTEATTCQEVVIALAQAIGRTGRYTLIEKWRDTERHLAPLESPVASLNTWGQYAGDVQFILHRTGPSLTERPPSERLSHLGPERGLHRQSLPIMAKLRAPGEHSLRRREPRRKSLTFTGGPRSLRDILSGSRLSDAGTKRRVLLVNNGHHSLPTSPRLTRGHLEDLSRLVRLQRDTLAVLGHRAEEREAELQAWAEKGQDGDAAEDSWVTVTEEVAHLEQQVRRNQVEVEEEEFWASELQIERESERQLEERLQELCSRLRACEAELDQRLACLQGVEAGLVAQRLQKEVRETQKVSEGEVKARLQRVKAELKAQAQHTAQLDSSSRAVDRSLSQTSRRLQESQYELEQLTKELRQVNLQRFIQQTGTKVTVLPVEPSEGEASPTPHNTDVAALTGSLKRPVPSNTVGVNLRMLHSPTASTFNPEGIYV, from the exons ATGGAGCTGAAGGTCTGGGTGGATGGAGTCCAGCGCGTGGTCTGTGGTGTCACGGAAGCCACCACCTGTCAGGAAGTGGTCATAGCGCTGGCTCAGGCAATAG GTCGCACCGGGCGATATACGCTGATCGAGAAATGGAGAGACACCGAGCGACACTTGGCTCCTCTTGAGAGCCCCGTGGCCTCACTGAACACTTGGGGTCAGTATGCCGGCGACGTACAGTTCATTCTCCACCGGACAGGTCCCTCTCTCACAGAGCGCCCCCCGTCTGAGAGGTTGTCCCACTTGGGCCCAGAGCGCGGCCTACATCGACAGAGCCTTCCCATCATGGCCAAGCTCCGGGCTCCGGGAGAACACTCGCTCCGCCGGCGGGAACCACGCCGCAAGTCTCTCACCTTCACTGGGGGTCCACGCAGCCTCAGGGACATCCTGAGCGGCAGCAGGCTCAGCGACGCTGGCACCAAGCGCCGCGTGCTCCTGGTAAATAACGGGCACCACAGCCTGCCCACGTCCCCGCGTCTGACTAGGGGCCACCTGGAGGACCTGAGCCGTCTGGTGAGGCTGCAGAGAGACACGCTGGCCGTCCTGGGGCACAGGGCGGAGGAGCGTGAGGCAGAGCTGCAGGCGTGGGCCGAGAAGGGGCAGGACGGCGACGCCGCTGAGGACTCCTGGGTGACCGTGACCGAGGAGGTGGCACACCTGGAGCAGCAGGTGCGGAGAAACcaagtggaggtggaggaggaggagttcTGGGCCAGCGAGCTTCAGATtgagcgcgagagcgagaggCAGCTGGAGGAAAGGCTGCAGGAGCTGTGTTCCCGGCTGCGTGCGTGCGAGGCCGAACTGGATCAGCGGCTGGCCTGCCTGCAGGGCGTCGAGGCCGGCCTGGTAGCCCAGCGCTTGCAGAAGGAGGTGAGGGAGACCCAGAAGGTGAGCGAAGGGGAGGTGAAGGCCAGGCTGCAGAGAGTGAAGGCTGAGCTCAAGGCCCAGGCACAGCACACGGCCCAGCTGGACAGTAGCAGCAGGGCTGTGGACAGATCACTCAGCCAGACAAGCAGGAGATTACAG GAGAGTCAGTACGAGCTGGAGCAGCTGACCAAAGAACTGAGGCAGGTAAACCTGCAGCGGTTCATCCAGCAGACCGGCACTAAAGTCACCGTGTTGCCCGTAGAGCCCAGTGAAGGCGAGGCCAGCCCCACGCCTCACAATACAG ATGTTGCAGCTCTGACTGGTTCGCTGAAGCGGCCTGTTCCATCTAACACAGTGGGGGTTAATCTGCGCATGCTCCATAGCCCCACTGCTTCCACCTTCAACCCCGAGGGCATCTATGTCTAA
- the LOC113588522 gene encoding ras association domain-containing protein 8 isoform X2: MELKVWVDGVQRVVCGVTEATTCQEVVIALAQAIGRTGRYTLIEKWRDTERHLAPLESPVASLNTWGQYAGDVQFILHRTGPSLTERPPSERLSHLGPERGLHRQSLPIMAKLRAPGEHSLRRREPRRKSLTFTGGPRSLRDILSGSRLSDAGTKRRVLLVNNGHHSLPTSPRLTRGHLEDLSRLVRLQRDTLAVLGHRAEEREAELQAWAEKGQDGDAAEDSWVTVTEEVAHLEQQVRRNQVEVEEEEFWASELQIERESERQLEERLQELCSRLRACEAELDQRLACLQGVEAGLVAQRLQKEVRETQKVSEGEVKARLQRVKAELKAQAQHTAQLDSSSRAVDRSLSQTSRRLQMLQL, translated from the exons ATGGAGCTGAAGGTCTGGGTGGATGGAGTCCAGCGCGTGGTCTGTGGTGTCACGGAAGCCACCACCTGTCAGGAAGTGGTCATAGCGCTGGCTCAGGCAATAG GTCGCACCGGGCGATATACGCTGATCGAGAAATGGAGAGACACCGAGCGACACTTGGCTCCTCTTGAGAGCCCCGTGGCCTCACTGAACACTTGGGGTCAGTATGCCGGCGACGTACAGTTCATTCTCCACCGGACAGGTCCCTCTCTCACAGAGCGCCCCCCGTCTGAGAGGTTGTCCCACTTGGGCCCAGAGCGCGGCCTACATCGACAGAGCCTTCCCATCATGGCCAAGCTCCGGGCTCCGGGAGAACACTCGCTCCGCCGGCGGGAACCACGCCGCAAGTCTCTCACCTTCACTGGGGGTCCACGCAGCCTCAGGGACATCCTGAGCGGCAGCAGGCTCAGCGACGCTGGCACCAAGCGCCGCGTGCTCCTGGTAAATAACGGGCACCACAGCCTGCCCACGTCCCCGCGTCTGACTAGGGGCCACCTGGAGGACCTGAGCCGTCTGGTGAGGCTGCAGAGAGACACGCTGGCCGTCCTGGGGCACAGGGCGGAGGAGCGTGAGGCAGAGCTGCAGGCGTGGGCCGAGAAGGGGCAGGACGGCGACGCCGCTGAGGACTCCTGGGTGACCGTGACCGAGGAGGTGGCACACCTGGAGCAGCAGGTGCGGAGAAACcaagtggaggtggaggaggaggagttcTGGGCCAGCGAGCTTCAGATtgagcgcgagagcgagaggCAGCTGGAGGAAAGGCTGCAGGAGCTGTGTTCCCGGCTGCGTGCGTGCGAGGCCGAACTGGATCAGCGGCTGGCCTGCCTGCAGGGCGTCGAGGCCGGCCTGGTAGCCCAGCGCTTGCAGAAGGAGGTGAGGGAGACCCAGAAGGTGAGCGAAGGGGAGGTGAAGGCCAGGCTGCAGAGAGTGAAGGCTGAGCTCAAGGCCCAGGCACAGCACACGGCCCAGCTGGACAGTAGCAGCAGGGCTGTGGACAGATCACTCAGCCAGACAAGCAGGAGATTACAG ATGTTGCAGCTCTGA
- the LOC113588523 gene encoding cytosolic 5'-nucleotidase 1A isoform X3 has product MDPKVTSAQIEKDGSALVMAVSCHGMFDLDSCNVQPDSCALPKGAAFAFIKAVQTVNQRLLGLSEKNKTLLFEVVLLGKDCEEHIKLNIFDSAKHYGVPAALLYQQAEQQAINRLKVLFSGDLIGLSADSMVCLKDRGFTDVHIQNFKAAKECLREFVVRIGEMKRMFGHEGSPLHTSLMTVWGSRDVCASALKTLRGWGLDVDEAFCLAGATCGPILALLQPHIVWDNGLHNLKGVAPLLSS; this is encoded by the exons gatggctCTGCGTTAGTGATGGCCGTGTCGTGCCACGGCATGTTTGACCTGGACAGCTGCAACGTACAGCCGGATTCCTGTGCATTACCCAAAGGCGCGGCCTTCGCCTTTATCAAG GCAGTACAAACTGTCAATCAGAGACTCTTAGGGCTGAGTGAAAAAAACAAGACGTTATTGTTTGAAGTGGTCCTGCTTGGAAAAGACTGTGAAGAACACATCAAATTAAACATATTCGATAGCGCAAAACATTATG GTGTTCCTGCTGCTTTGCTGTACCAGCAAGCAGAGCAGCAGGCCATAAATCGGCTGAAGGTGCTTTTCTCCGGTGATCTCATTGGCCTTTCCGCTGACTCCATGGTCTGTCTTAAGGATCGTGGGTTCACCGATGTCCACATACAGAACTTCAAAGCAGCAAAG GAATGCTTAAGAGAGTTTGTGGTTCGGATCGGTGAGATGAAGAGGATGTTTGGGCACGAAGGCAGCCCTCTGCACACCAGCCTCATGACGGTGTGGGGGTCCAGGGACGTGTGCGCCTCAGCCCTGAAGACGCTCCGAGGCTGGGGTCTGGATGTAGACGAGGCCTTCTGCCTGGCTGGGGCCACGTGCGGCCCCATCCTAGCCCTGCTTCAGCCACACATAGTGTGGGACAATGGACTGCATAATCTGAAAGGAGTCGCTCCTCTCCTGAGCAGTTAG
- the LOC113588523 gene encoding cytosolic 5'-nucleotidase 1B isoform X1 translates to MDPKVTSAQIEKDGSALVMAVSCHGMFDLDSCNVQPDSCALPKGAAFAFIKAVQTVNQRLLGLSEKNKTLLFEVVLLGKDCEEHIKLNIFDSAKHYGLEIDKFYFCSSDNLIGTLQANHINLFLSPDKDDVYSVLKAGVPAALLYQQAEQQAINRLKVLFSGDLIGLSADSMVCLKDRGFTDVHIQNFKAAKECLREFVVRIGEMKRMFGHEGSPLHTSLMTVWGSRDVCASALKTLRGWGLDVDEAFCLAGATCGPILALLQPHIVWDNGLHNLKGVAPLLSS, encoded by the exons gatggctCTGCGTTAGTGATGGCCGTGTCGTGCCACGGCATGTTTGACCTGGACAGCTGCAACGTACAGCCGGATTCCTGTGCATTACCCAAAGGCGCGGCCTTCGCCTTTATCAAG GCAGTACAAACTGTCAATCAGAGACTCTTAGGGCTGAGTGAAAAAAACAAGACGTTATTGTTTGAAGTGGTCCTGCTTGGAAAAGACTGTGAAGAACACATCAAATTAAACATATTCGATAGCGCAAAACATTATG GTCTGGAAATTGACAAATTTTACTTTTGCTCCAGCGATAACTTAATAGGGACTCTACAAGCAAACCATATAAACTTGTTCCTCTCACCAGATAAAGATGATGTTTATAGTGTCCTTAAAGCAG GTGTTCCTGCTGCTTTGCTGTACCAGCAAGCAGAGCAGCAGGCCATAAATCGGCTGAAGGTGCTTTTCTCCGGTGATCTCATTGGCCTTTCCGCTGACTCCATGGTCTGTCTTAAGGATCGTGGGTTCACCGATGTCCACATACAGAACTTCAAAGCAGCAAAG GAATGCTTAAGAGAGTTTGTGGTTCGGATCGGTGAGATGAAGAGGATGTTTGGGCACGAAGGCAGCCCTCTGCACACCAGCCTCATGACGGTGTGGGGGTCCAGGGACGTGTGCGCCTCAGCCCTGAAGACGCTCCGAGGCTGGGGTCTGGATGTAGACGAGGCCTTCTGCCTGGCTGGGGCCACGTGCGGCCCCATCCTAGCCCTGCTTCAGCCACACATAGTGTGGGACAATGGACTGCATAATCTGAAAGGAGTCGCTCCTCTCCTGAGCAGTTAG
- the LOC113588523 gene encoding cytosolic 5'-nucleotidase 1B isoform X2, with translation MAVSCHGMFDLDSCNVQPDSCALPKGAAFAFIKAVQTVNQRLLGLSEKNKTLLFEVVLLGKDCEEHIKLNIFDSAKHYGLEIDKFYFCSSDNLIGTLQANHINLFLSPDKDDVYSVLKAGVPAALLYQQAEQQAINRLKVLFSGDLIGLSADSMVCLKDRGFTDVHIQNFKAAKECLREFVVRIGEMKRMFGHEGSPLHTSLMTVWGSRDVCASALKTLRGWGLDVDEAFCLAGATCGPILALLQPHIVWDNGLHNLKGVAPLLSS, from the exons ATGGCCGTGTCGTGCCACGGCATGTTTGACCTGGACAGCTGCAACGTACAGCCGGATTCCTGTGCATTACCCAAAGGCGCGGCCTTCGCCTTTATCAAG GCAGTACAAACTGTCAATCAGAGACTCTTAGGGCTGAGTGAAAAAAACAAGACGTTATTGTTTGAAGTGGTCCTGCTTGGAAAAGACTGTGAAGAACACATCAAATTAAACATATTCGATAGCGCAAAACATTATG GTCTGGAAATTGACAAATTTTACTTTTGCTCCAGCGATAACTTAATAGGGACTCTACAAGCAAACCATATAAACTTGTTCCTCTCACCAGATAAAGATGATGTTTATAGTGTCCTTAAAGCAG GTGTTCCTGCTGCTTTGCTGTACCAGCAAGCAGAGCAGCAGGCCATAAATCGGCTGAAGGTGCTTTTCTCCGGTGATCTCATTGGCCTTTCCGCTGACTCCATGGTCTGTCTTAAGGATCGTGGGTTCACCGATGTCCACATACAGAACTTCAAAGCAGCAAAG GAATGCTTAAGAGAGTTTGTGGTTCGGATCGGTGAGATGAAGAGGATGTTTGGGCACGAAGGCAGCCCTCTGCACACCAGCCTCATGACGGTGTGGGGGTCCAGGGACGTGTGCGCCTCAGCCCTGAAGACGCTCCGAGGCTGGGGTCTGGATGTAGACGAGGCCTTCTGCCTGGCTGGGGCCACGTGCGGCCCCATCCTAGCCCTGCTTCAGCCACACATAGTGTGGGACAATGGACTGCATAATCTGAAAGGAGTCGCTCCTCTCCTGAGCAGTTAG